In the Triticum urartu cultivar G1812 unplaced genomic scaffold, Tu2.1 TuUngrouped_contig_4580, whole genome shotgun sequence genome, one interval contains:
- the LOC125528029 gene encoding probable carboxylesterase 2, translating into NIAHHAAMRAGAEELGHGVEVSSLVLIHPYFLGGDSSESDEMGMALLDELVRLWPVVCPGTSGCDDPWINPMAERAPSLARLGCKRALVCVGGKDAMRGRGRLYPEKLIGSGWQGEVEIWEADGQGHGFHLFRPTCAQAEAQVGVVAEFLGRR; encoded by the coding sequence AACATCGCGCACCACGCCGCAATGCGTGCTGGCGCCGAGGAGCTGGGCCACGGCGTGGAGGTGAGCTCGCTCGTGCTGATCCATCCCTACTTCTTAGGGGGCGACAGCTCCGAGTCGGACGAGATGGGCATGGCGTTGCTCGACGAGCTGGTGCGGCTTTGGCCGGTGGTCTGCCCGGGGACCAGTGGGTGCGACGACCCGTGGATCAACCCGATGGCGGAGAGAGCGCCCAGCCTAGCCAGGCTGGGGTGCAAGCGCGCTCTGGTATGCGTTGGGGGCAAGGACGCCATGAGGGGAAGGGGAAGGCTGTACCCTGAGAAATTGATTGGGAGTGGGTGGCAAGGCGAGGTGGAAATCTGGGAGGCGGATGGCCAGGGTCACGGCTTCCACCTCTTCCGGCCGACATGCGCCCAGGCGGAAGCGCAGGTCGGCGTCGTCGCTGAATTTCTGGGCCGCAGATGA
- the LOC125528028 gene encoding patatin-like protein 2, with protein sequence METGKHILCRQPPTYGNLITILSIDGGGIRGIIPAVALAFLESELQKLDGEEARLADYFDVIAGTSTGGLVTAMLTAPNKKRRPLFAAKDIQAFYMNHAPRIFPQLRGAFGRIMGILRSLSGPYYDGKYLHEVVRKKLGSARLHQTLTNVVIPTFDIKRLQPTIFSSYEVKKKKKKNTMNALLSDICISTSAAPTYLPAHYFKTEDSHGNIKEFNLIDGGVAANNPALVAIGEVSKQIFKQDPDFFPIKPMDYGRFLVISLGTGSSKFEEKYDAQKAKSWGVLDWLLSSGSTPLVDIFTRASADMVDIHIASVFKALHSEQNYLRIQDDNLRGTLSSVDVATKDNLEKLVNVGEMLLKKPVSRANLETGQMVPACSDIEETNEEALKRFAKLLSDEKQIRQARSP encoded by the exons ATGGAGACTGGAAAACACATCTTGTGCAGACAACCACCAACTTATGGCAACCTCATCACAATTCTCTCGATCGATGGTGGAGGGATTCGAGGAATCATTCCAGCTGTTGCTCTTGCCTTTCTAGAATCAGAGTTGCAG AAACTTGATGGAGAGGAAGCCCGGTTAGCAGACTACTTTGATGTCATTGCTGGGACCAGCACAGGGGGACTTGTGACTGCGATGCTCACTGCACCAAATAAGAAGAGAAGACCACTTTTTGCGGCGAAGGATATTCAAGCATTTTATATGAACCATGCTCCCAGAATTTTCCCACAGCTCAG GGGTGCATTTGGTAGGATAATGGGGATACTTCGCTCATTGTCAGGACCTTATTATGATGGTAAGTACCTTCATGAAGTTGTGAGAAAGAAGTTAGGAAGTGCCAGGCTGCATCAGACGTTAACAAATGTGGTAATACCAACTTTTGACATCAAGCGGCTACAACCAACCATTTTTTCGTCGTATGAG gttaagaagaagaagaagaaaaacacaATGAATGCTTTGTTATCAGATATTTGCATCAGCACATCCGCTGCTCCAACTTATTTGCCTGCGCATTACTTCAAGACTGAAGATTCTCATGGAAACATCAAGGAGTTTAATCTTATTGATGGGGGAGTAGCTGCCAATAATCCG GCCTTAGTTGCCATTGGAGAAGTAAGCAAGCAGATATTCAAGCAAGATCCAGATTTCTTCCCAATAAAACCTATGGACTATGGCCGGTTTTTGGTCATTTCACTTGGCACAGGCTCATCAAAATTTGAAGAGAAGTACGATGCACAAAAGGCTAAATCATGGGGAGTGTTGGATTGGTTACTTAGCAGTGGATCTACACCATTAGTAGATATTTTCACACGGGCAAGTGCAGATATGGTGGATATTCACATTGCTTCTGTTTTCAAAGCCTTACATTCGGAGCAGAACTATCTGAGAATTCAA GATGATAACCTACGGGGGACACTCTCCTCAGTTGATGTTGCCACCAAGGATAACTTGGAGAAACTTGTCAATGTTGGAGAGATGCTGCTAAAGAAACCTGTCTCACGGGCAAATTTGGAGACTGGCCAAATGGTGCCTGCTTGCAGTGACATAGAGGAGACCAATGAGGAAGCACTCAAGAG ATTTGCAAAGCTGTTGTCTGATGAAAAGCAAATTCGCCAAGCAAGATCGCCATAA